A stretch of Chloracidobacterium sp. DNA encodes these proteins:
- a CDS encoding lipase family protein — protein MHFVSLQRCLMAAGFLLCFCVVLGAPNSPVAAKGTAAAAPAVAQVSTAGLTPHFRNWLVANGYGGFDFARTDLNGGSYGGKQNDADTVVNQPVIFIHGNSDKAVGTGVPGQSGWNASIQYFLSQGYKPSELYATTWGPANALLASQQYHSREYLTRLRAFIQAVKDYTGAAKVDIIAHSMGVTLARKAIKGGPASDALAGGNYNLGPSLTSIVDTFVGIAGGNQGLASCYLSGPTTPTCSNTNGFYPGYLLGGFGPYGVSAFLTELNSSVGYEGAYRYSIWSSVDEVVGYGCLVYGRNTCRIPGQTGERSFSSAPYGHFGCKDLTGYWQLRMVKFHTTN, from the coding sequence ATGCATTTTGTGTCGCTTCAGCGCTGCCTCATGGCGGCAGGTTTCCTTCTCTGCTTCTGTGTGGTTCTGGGAGCGCCGAATTCGCCAGTTGCCGCTAAGGGCACAGCCGCGGCGGCCCCGGCCGTCGCGCAAGTTTCCACGGCGGGACTGACACCGCACTTCCGCAACTGGCTGGTTGCCAACGGCTACGGTGGCTTTGACTTTGCTCGCACCGACTTGAACGGTGGCAGTTATGGTGGGAAGCAAAACGACGCCGATACGGTTGTCAATCAGCCGGTCATTTTCATTCACGGCAACTCCGACAAGGCGGTTGGGACGGGCGTGCCGGGACAAAGCGGCTGGAACGCCTCGATTCAGTATTTTCTTTCGCAGGGGTACAAACCTAGCGAGTTGTACGCCACGACTTGGGGGCCGGCCAACGCTCTGCTCGCCTCGCAGCAGTATCATTCGCGTGAATATCTTACCCGCTTACGTGCCTTTATTCAGGCGGTCAAGGATTACACCGGCGCGGCCAAAGTGGATATCATCGCTCACTCGATGGGGGTGACCCTGGCGCGCAAGGCGATTAAAGGCGGCCCGGCGTCCGACGCGCTGGCCGGCGGAAACTACAACCTTGGGCCAAGCCTGACTTCCATCGTGGACACGTTTGTCGGCATCGCCGGCGGCAACCAGGGGTTGGCGAGCTGTTACCTGTCGGGACCGACGACGCCGACCTGCAGCAACACCAACGGCTTTTATCCGGGCTACTTGCTGGGCGGCTTCGGCCCCTACGGCGTTTCGGCGTTCCTGACTGAACTCAACTCCAGCGTCGGCTATGAGGGAGCCTACCGTTACTCAATCTGGTCAAGCGTGGATGAGGTCGTCGGCTACGGTTGTCTAGTTTACGGGCGCAACACCTGCCGGATTCCGGGACAGACCGGCGAGCGCAGTTTTTCATCCGCGCCGTACGGTCATTTCGGCTGCAAGGATTTGACCGGCTACTGGCAGCTGCGCATGGTCAAGTTTCACACAACAAACTAG